A genomic stretch from Halorhodospira halophila SL1 includes:
- a CDS encoding ion transporter → MAFSSDRGSGARSPIREWHARLQGLVEARLFQNTVIAVICINGVTLGLETSDDLVAWSRGAIPLINELILAFFVVEIALRVVAWGPRFFRGPWNLFDFGIVAISLVPDAGAYSVLRALRILRLLRLLSQVSRLRIIVESLLRALPGIGWIGVLLGLVYYVFAVMGTELYGNTFPDWFGSIGASMYTLFQVMTLESWSEAIARPVMEEYTGAWFYFVAFILVSAFTVLNLFIGIIVNSMQSLHWEEEEEKRVASEEKAHNEREEMLHHLRELHAKVDKLEQRIQADGASHGNGQNPD, encoded by the coding sequence TTGGCTTTTTCAAGTGACCGGGGCTCGGGGGCGCGCTCCCCGATCAGGGAATGGCACGCGCGTCTGCAGGGGCTGGTTGAGGCGCGGCTGTTCCAGAACACGGTCATTGCCGTGATTTGCATCAACGGCGTCACCCTGGGGCTGGAGACCTCGGACGATCTGGTGGCGTGGAGTCGTGGGGCCATCCCGCTGATCAACGAACTCATCCTCGCCTTCTTCGTCGTCGAGATCGCGCTGCGGGTCGTGGCCTGGGGGCCACGTTTCTTCCGAGGGCCCTGGAACCTCTTCGACTTCGGCATCGTGGCGATCTCCCTGGTCCCCGACGCCGGCGCTTACTCGGTGCTCCGCGCGCTGCGCATCCTGCGCCTGCTGCGGCTGCTCTCCCAGGTCTCCCGGCTGCGCATCATTGTCGAGTCGCTGCTGCGCGCCCTGCCGGGCATCGGCTGGATCGGGGTGCTGCTCGGGCTGGTCTACTACGTCTTTGCCGTGATGGGCACCGAGCTCTACGGCAACACCTTCCCCGACTGGTTTGGCAGCATCGGTGCGAGCATGTACACCCTGTTCCAGGTGATGACGCTGGAGAGCTGGTCAGAGGCCATCGCCCGCCCGGTGATGGAGGAGTACACCGGGGCGTGGTTCTACTTCGTAGCCTTTATCCTGGTGTCGGCGTTTACCGTTCTGAACCTTTTCATCGGTATCATCGTCAATAGCATGCAGTCCCTGCACTGGGAAGAAGAGGAAGAGAAGCGGGTCGCCTCCGAGGAGAAGGCCCACAACGAGCGCGAAGAGATGCTTCACCACCTGCGCGAACTGCACGCCAAGGTCGATAAGCTGGAGCAACGGATCCAAGCAGACGGAGCAAGTCATGGAAACGGTCAGAATCCGGATTGA
- a CDS encoding heavy-metal-associated domain-containing protein, producing the protein METVRIRIEGMSCAHCEASVREALESLPGVERVVSVSAEDDEAAVEGRPDPAMVAQRLEELGFTGMVTDD; encoded by the coding sequence ATGGAAACGGTCAGAATCCGGATTGAGGGCATGAGCTGCGCCCATTGCGAGGCCTCGGTACGTGAGGCCCTGGAGAGCCTGCCCGGGGTGGAGCGGGTGGTCAGCGTCAGCGCCGAGGACGACGAGGCCGCCGTGGAGGGACGCCCCGATCCGGCCATGGTCGCTCAGCGCCTGGAAGAGCTGGGCTTCACCGGTATGGTTACCGACGACTAA
- a CDS encoding heavy metal translocating P-type ATPase — translation MAEARIELSVEGMSCASCVARVERIAGRLPGVTEASVSLATERATIAYDPAQVSPAAIAEALTRGGFRASPRKSDEEAAAGRDRELSDLWRDLVIAATLTIPLVLVAMGPMLWPALADAMAALAPERAWLWVEWALATPVLGWAGRRFFIHGLPALRRLAPEMNTLVMLGTSAAWCYSTTVLIAPGLFPEGARGVYFEAIGVIITLVLVGRYLELKSRGRASQAIQRLMALQVPTARVERDGVVSEVAVEEVRPGERVLVRPGERVPVDGEVVEGSSYIDESMVTGEPVPVGRGAGDEVIGGTINGSGAFSFRATRVGGDTVLGQIVRMVEGAQASKPPIQSLVDRVAGVVVWGAIFLALSAVVLWTALGFGIDHALVVAAAVLLIACPCAMGLATPMAIMVGTGRGAEQGILFRRGAAFQASAGIDTVVLDKTGTLTEGRPALTELVPRGGWQYDEVLARAAAVEAHSEHPLGEAVVAAARERGLAVPAAEGVEAVAGFGIRGRVAGADVAIGARRYMETLGAAIEPDQAEQADALARRGRTPMYVAIDGRIAGLMAVADPIKEGAKDAVVALQGMGLRTVMLTGDDRATAEAVAAELAIREVRAEVLPADKETAISDLQAEGRHVAFVGDGINDAPALARADVGVAVGTGTDVAIEAGDVVIMAGDPRSVARGLGLARQTFRTIRQNLFWAFVYNVTLMPVAAGALYPFFGVLLSPMMAAGAMSLSSLLVVTNSLRLRHTALPAQEALPSPA, via the coding sequence ATGGCCGAGGCGCGCATCGAGCTCAGCGTCGAGGGGATGTCCTGCGCCTCTTGTGTGGCGCGGGTGGAACGCATCGCCGGGCGCCTGCCCGGGGTCACCGAGGCCTCGGTCAGCCTGGCCACCGAGCGGGCCACCATCGCCTACGATCCGGCCCAGGTCAGCCCCGCCGCCATCGCCGAGGCCCTGACCCGGGGCGGGTTCCGGGCCTCGCCGCGCAAGAGTGATGAAGAGGCCGCGGCGGGTCGCGACCGCGAGCTGAGCGATCTCTGGCGTGATCTGGTCATCGCCGCCACGCTGACGATCCCGCTGGTCCTGGTGGCCATGGGCCCGATGCTCTGGCCGGCCCTGGCGGACGCCATGGCCGCCCTGGCGCCGGAGCGCGCCTGGCTCTGGGTGGAGTGGGCACTGGCCACGCCGGTCCTGGGCTGGGCGGGGCGGCGGTTCTTCATCCACGGACTCCCGGCGCTGCGCCGCCTGGCCCCCGAGATGAACACCCTGGTCATGCTCGGCACCTCGGCGGCGTGGTGCTACTCCACCACCGTGCTGATCGCCCCCGGGCTGTTCCCCGAAGGGGCCCGCGGTGTCTACTTCGAGGCCATCGGCGTGATCATCACCCTGGTCCTGGTGGGGCGCTATCTCGAGCTCAAGAGCCGTGGCCGGGCCTCGCAGGCCATCCAGCGGTTGATGGCCCTGCAGGTCCCGACCGCGCGCGTCGAGCGCGACGGTGTGGTCAGCGAGGTCGCGGTCGAGGAGGTCCGGCCCGGGGAGCGGGTGCTGGTGCGCCCGGGCGAGCGGGTGCCGGTGGACGGCGAGGTGGTCGAGGGCTCGAGCTACATCGACGAGTCCATGGTCACCGGAGAGCCGGTGCCGGTGGGCCGGGGTGCCGGGGACGAGGTCATCGGCGGCACCATCAACGGCAGCGGCGCCTTTAGCTTCCGCGCCACCCGGGTCGGGGGCGACACGGTCCTTGGCCAGATCGTGCGCATGGTCGAGGGGGCCCAGGCCTCCAAGCCCCCCATCCAGTCCCTGGTGGACCGGGTGGCCGGCGTCGTCGTCTGGGGGGCCATCTTCCTGGCCCTCAGCGCGGTGGTGCTGTGGACCGCGCTCGGGTTCGGCATCGACCACGCCCTGGTCGTGGCCGCGGCGGTGCTGCTGATCGCGTGCCCCTGCGCCATGGGCCTGGCTACGCCCATGGCCATCATGGTGGGCACCGGGCGTGGCGCCGAGCAGGGCATCCTCTTCCGTCGCGGGGCGGCCTTCCAGGCCTCGGCCGGCATCGACACCGTGGTGCTGGACAAGACCGGCACCCTGACCGAGGGGCGCCCGGCGCTGACGGAGCTAGTGCCCCGGGGCGGCTGGCAGTACGACGAGGTCCTGGCTCGAGCCGCGGCGGTGGAGGCGCACAGCGAGCACCCGCTGGGCGAGGCCGTCGTGGCGGCCGCGCGGGAGCGCGGGCTGGCGGTGCCCGCGGCCGAAGGGGTCGAGGCCGTTGCCGGCTTCGGCATCCGCGGCCGGGTGGCGGGGGCCGACGTGGCCATCGGCGCCCGGCGCTATATGGAGACCCTGGGGGCAGCCATCGAGCCGGATCAGGCCGAGCAGGCCGATGCCCTGGCCCGGCGCGGCCGGACGCCGATGTACGTGGCCATCGACGGGCGCATCGCCGGGCTGATGGCCGTGGCGGACCCGATCAAGGAGGGGGCCAAGGACGCGGTGGTGGCCCTGCAGGGGATGGGTCTGCGGACGGTGATGCTCACCGGCGACGACCGGGCGACCGCCGAGGCGGTCGCCGCCGAGTTGGCCATCCGCGAGGTCCGCGCCGAGGTGCTGCCTGCCGACAAGGAGACGGCCATCAGCGACCTGCAGGCCGAGGGGCGGCACGTGGCCTTCGTCGGTGACGGCATCAACGACGCCCCGGCGCTGGCCCGGGCCGATGTCGGGGTGGCCGTGGGCACCGGGACGGACGTGGCCATCGAGGCCGGCGACGTGGTGATCATGGCCGGCGACCCGCGCAGCGTGGCGCGGGGCCTGGGACTGGCCCGGCAGACCTTCCGCACCATCCGGCAAAACCTGTTCTGGGCCTTCGTCTACAACGTGACCCTGATGCCGGTGGCTGCGGGTGCCCTGTACCCCTTCTTCGGGGTGCTGCTCTCACCGATGATGGCCGCCGGGGCGATGAGCCTCTCCAGCCTGCTGGTGGTCACCAACAGCCTGCGCCTGCGGCACACGGCCTTGCCGGCGCAGGAGGCGCTGCCGAGTCCGGCCTGA